A single Hippopotamus amphibius kiboko isolate mHipAmp2 chromosome 5, mHipAmp2.hap2, whole genome shotgun sequence DNA region contains:
- the CSTF2T gene encoding cleavage stimulation factor subunit 2 tau variant — MSSLAVRDPAMDRSLRSVFVGNIPYEATEEQLKDIFSEVGSVVSFRLVYDRETGKPKGYGFCEYQDQETALSAMRNLNGREFSGRALRVDNAASEKNKEELKSLGPAAPIIDSPYGDPIDPEDAPESITRAVASLPPEQMFELMKQMKLCVQNSHQEARNMLLQNPQLAYALLQAQVVMRIMDPEIALKILHRKIHVTPLIPGKSQSVSVPGPGPGLCPGPNVLLNQQNPPAPQPQHLARRPVKDIPPLMQTPIQGGIPAPGPIPAAVPGPGPGPLTPGGAMQSQVGMPGVGPVPLERGQVQIPDPRAPMPRGPMTAGGLPPRGLLGDAPNDPRGGTLLSVTGEVEPRGYLGPPHQGPPMHHASGHDSRGPSSHEMRGGPLADPRLLIGEPRGPMIDQRGLPMDGRGSRDSRGMETRAMETEVLETRVMERRGMETCAMEARGMEARGMDARGMEMRGPGPTSRGPMTGGIQGPGPINMGAGGPQGPRQVPGISGVGNPGAGMQGAGMQGAGMQGAAMQGTGMQGAGIQGAGMQGTSKQSGGQPSSFSPGQNQVTPQDQEKAALIMQVLQLTADQIAMLPPEQRQSILILKEQIQKSTGAS, encoded by the coding sequence ATGTCGAGTTTGGCGGTGAGAGACCCGGCAATGGATCGATCACTGCGTTCCGTGTTCGTGGGGAACATTCCGTATGAGGCAACTGAGGAGCAGTTAAAGGACATTTTCTCGGAGGTTGGTTCTGTTGTGAGTTTCCGGCTGGTATACGATAGAGAGACGGGAAAACCTAAGGGTTATGGCTTCTGCGAGTACCAAGACCAGGAGACCGCGCTTAGTGCCATGCGGAACCTTAATGGGCGGGAGTTCAGCGGGAGAGCGCTTCGGGTGGACAATGCTGCCAGTGAAAAGAACAAGGAGGAGTTAAAGAGCCTAGGGCCTGCAGCGCCCATCATTGACTCACCCTATGGGGACCCCATCGATCCAGAAGATGCCCCTGAGTCAATTACCAGAGCAGTCGCTAGCCTTCCCCCGGAGCAGATGTTTGAGTTGATGAAGCAGATGAAGCTCTGTGTCCAAAACAGTCACCAGGAAGCTCGAAATATGTTGCTTCAAAACCCACAGCTGGCTTATGCGCTGTTGCAGGCACAAGTAGTGATGAGAATCATGGATCCAGAAATTGCTTTGAAAATTCTGCATCGCAAAATACATGTCACGCCACTCATCCCAGGCAAATCTCAATCCGTTTCggtccctggccctggccctgggctctgcccAGGACCTAATGTTCTGTTGAACCAGCAGAATCCTCCAGCTCCTCAGCCTCAGCATTTGGCCAGAAGACCTGTGAAGGACATCCCTCCTCTGATGCAGACCCCTATCCAGGGTGGAATTCCAGCCCCGGGCCCAATTCCAGCTGCAgttcctggccctggccctggccccttAACTCCTGGCGGAGCAATGCAGTCACAAGTTGGAATGCCAGGGGTTGGTCCAGTGCCCCTAGAGCGGGGACAGGTGCAGATACCAGATCCCAGAGCTCCTATGCCTCGTGGACCCATGACTGCTGGTGGCTTACCTCCTCGAGGACTGTTAGGGGATGCTCCAAATGACCCACGTGGAGGAACTTTGCTTTCAGTCACTGGAGAAGTAGAGCCCAGAGGCTATCTTGGCCCACCACATCAGGGCCCTCCAATGCACCATGCCTCTGGTCATGACAGCCGGGGCCCTTCCTCACATGAGATGAGGGGAGGGCCTTTAGCAGATCCCAGACTGCTCATTGGAGAGCCCAGAGGACCCATGATTGATCAAAGGGGTCTACCTATGGATGGTAGAGGTAGTAGAGATTCTCGAGGGATGGAGACTCGAGCCATGGAAACTGAGGTCTTAGAGACACGAGTAATGGAGAGAAGAGGAATGGAAACCTGTGCAATGGAAGCCAGAGGGATGGAAGCAAGAGGCATGGATGCAAGAGGAATGGAGATGAGGGGCCCTGGCCCCACTTCGAGAGGCCCTATGACTGGGGGAATTCAGGGTCCTGGTCCCATTAATATGGGGGCAGGTGGTCCTCAGGGACCCAGACAGGTCCCAGGTATTTCAGGGGTGGGAAATCCTGGAGCTGGCATGCAGGGGGCAGGTATGCAAGGAGCCGGCATGCAGGGAGCAGCTATGCAAGGGACTGGCATGCAGGGGGCAGGTATACAAGGAGCAGGCATGCAAGGGACAAGCAAGCAAAGTGGAGGCCAGCCTAGCAGTTTTAGTCCAGGGCAGAACCAGGTCACTCCACAGGATCAAGAAAAGGCAGCTTTGATCATGCAGGTTCTTCAACTGACTGCAGATCAGATTGCCATGCTGCCTCCTGAGCAAAGGCAGAGTATCTTGATTTTAAAGGAACAAATTCAGAAATCTACTGGAGCTTCTTGA